A genome region from Euphorbia lathyris chromosome 4, ddEupLath1.1, whole genome shotgun sequence includes the following:
- the LOC136225875 gene encoding probable phosphoribosylformylglycinamidine synthase, chloroplastic/mitochondrial yields the protein MAASLELSAATQFLQGTSRQSLFSQRDFPARRRNQLLWGTIRNHSSPLGVSARRGAALSCQSKPRAVVSGGVTSSVDEQPRLIEEPAQEIVHFYRVPLMQENATLELLKSIQTKISNEIVGLQSEQCFNIGLLSKLPNEKLVVLRWLLQETYEPENLGTESFLEKKRKEGLETVIVEVGPRLSFTTAWSANAVSICSACGLTEVTRMERSRRYLLYSKGALQEDQINQFAAMVHDRMTECVYIHKLTSFKTSIVSEEVRYIPVMERGRKALEEINQEMGLAFDEQDLQYYTRLFKEDMKRNPTTVELFDIAQSNSEHSRHWFFTGQIVIDGKPVNRTLMQIVKSTLQANPNNSVIGFKDNSSAIKGFPVNQLRPIQPGLTCPLNVASRDLDILFTAETHNFPCAVAPYPGAETGAGGRIRDTHATGRGSFVIAATAGYCVGNLNVEGSYAPWEDHSFTYPSNLASPLQILIDASNGASDYGNKFGEPLIQGYTRTFGMRLPSGERREWLKPIMFSAGIGQIDHSHITKGEPDIDMLVVKIGGPAYRIGMGGGAASSMVSGQNDAELDFNAVQRGDAEMAQKLYRVIRACIEMGEKNPIISIHDQGAGGNCNVVKEIIYPKGAEIDIRKIVVGDPTMSPLEIWGAEYQEQDAILVKPESRELLQSLCDRERVSMAVLGAINGEGRIVLIDSLAIDKCHSSGLPIPPPIVDLELEKVLGDMPQKTFEFQHLVHSREPLDIAPGITVMDALKRVLRLTSVGSKRFLTTKVDRCVTGLVAQQQTVGPIQIPLADVAVIAQTYTDLTGGACAIGEQPIKGLLNPKAMARLAVGEALTNLVWAKVTSLSDVKASGNWMYAAKLDGEGADMYDAAIALSESMIELGIAIDGGKDSLSMAAHADGEVVKAPGNLVISVYVTCPDITKTVTPDLKLGDDGVLLHIDLAKGKRRLGASALAQAFGQVGDDCPDLEDVPYLKRVFDGVQNLIGDELISSGHDISDGGLLVCAMEMAFAGNCGIVLDLASQGNSLFQTLFAEELGFVLEVSRKNVDTVINKLSGEGVSAEIVGHVTSAPLIELRVDGITHVGEETSLLRDMWEETSFELEKRQRVASCVHLEKEGLKSRHEPLWKLSFIPSITDDKYMNATLKPKVAVVREEGSNGDREMAAALYAAGFEPWDVAMSDLLNGGISLREFRGIVFVGGFSYADVLGSAKGWAASTRFNQPLLNQFQEFYRRPDTFSLGVCNGCQLMALLGWVPGPQVGGVHGAGGDAAQPRFIHNESGRFECRFASVTIKDSPSIMFKGMEGSTLGVWAAHGEGRAYFPDDGALDRVIHSNLAPVRYCDDDGYPTEAYPFNPNGSALGVAAICSPDGRHLAMMPHPERCFLMWQFPWYPMHWNVDKKGPSPWLKMFQNAREWCS from the exons ATGGCTGCTTCCCTGGAACTCTCAGCTGCCACTCAATTCTTGCAA GGCACCTCTAGGCAAAGTTTGTTTTCACAGAGAGATTTTCCAGCTAGACGGAGAAATCAATTGCTATGGGGCACAATTCGAAATCATAGTTCTCCATTGGGTGTATCTGCTAGAAGAGGTGCTGCATTGAGTTGTCAATCAAAGCCTAGAGCTGTTGTTTCTGGGGGTGTGACAAGCTCTGTTGATGAACAACCTAGATTGATTGAAGAGCCTGCTCAAGAAATTGTCCATTTTTACCGTGTGCCGTTGATGCAAGAGAATGCAACTCTTGAACTACTCAAGTCTATTCAAACGAAAATCTCGAATGAGATTGTTGGGTTGCAGAGTGAGCAGTGTTTCAatattgggcttctatcaaaaCTTCCAAATGAGAAACTTGTGGTTCTTAGGTGGCTTTTGCAGGAAACGTATGAACCTGAGAATTTGGGGACTGAGAGCTTTCTtgaaaagaagaggaaagaagGATTGGAGACTGTGATAGTTGAAGTTGGCCCAAGGTTGTCTTTTACTACAGCTTGGTCTGCTAATGCTGTCTCAATATGCTCTGCTTGTGGGTTAACAGAAGTGACTCGTATGGAACGGTCTAGGAGATACTTGTTGTATAGTAAGGGAGCACTACAAGAAGATCAAATAAACCAGTTTGCTGCCATGGTTCATGATAGAATGACAGAGTGTGTCTATATTCACAAGCTGACATCTTTTAAGACTAGTATTGTTTCTGAGGAAGTTCGATATATACCTGTTATGGAGAGGGGGAGGAAGGCTTTGGAAGAGATTAATCAGGAGATGGGATTGGCGTTTGATGAACAAGATTTACAGTACTACACTAGGCTATTCAAGGAGGATATGAAGAGGAATCCAACAACTGTGGAATTGTTTGACATTGCACAATCCAACAGTGAGCACAGCAGGCATTGGTTTTTTACTGGGCAAATTGTTATTGATGGAAAGCCTGTCAATAGAACTCTGATGCAGATTGTAAAAAGCACTTTGCAGGCAAATCCAAACAATTCCGTGATTGGCTTTAAGGATAATTCTAGTGCAATCAAGGGCTTCCCTGTAAATCAGCTGCGTCCAATTCAGCCTGGTTTGACATGTCCTCTCAATGTTGCGAGTCGTGACCTCGACATTTTATTTACAGCAGAGACCCATAATTTTCCATGTGCTGTGGCACCTTATCCTGGGGCAGAGACAGGTGCTGGGGGCAGAATCAGGGATACCCATGCAACAGGTAGGGGTTCATTTGTCATTGCAGCTACAGCTGGTTACTGTGTTGGAAATTTGAATGTAGAGGGGTCTTATGCTCCATGGGAAGATCATTCTTTCACGTATCCATCAAATTTGGCATCACCTTTGCAGATTCTTATTGATGCTAGTAATGGTGCATCAGATTATGGGAACAAATTTGGGGAGCCCTTAATTCAGGGTTATACTAGAACTTTTGGAATGCGACTTCCAAGTGGGGAGAGGCGAGAGTGGTTGAAGCCAATTATGTTCAGTGCGGGTATTGGACAGATTGATCACTCCCATATAACTAAAGGAGAACCTGATATTGATATGTTAGTTGTGAAGATTGGGGGTCCTGCATATCGTATCGGAATGGGTGGTGGGGCTGCCTCAAGTATGGTGAGTGGTCAGAATGATGCAGAGCTTGATTTTAATGCTGTACAACGTGGAGATGCTGAGATGGCACAGAAACTCTACCGTGTTATCCGTGCCTGCATTGAGATGGGAGAAAAGAACCCAATTATCAGCATCCATGATCAAGGAGCTGGTGGGAACTGTAATGTTGTCAAGGAAATTATATATCCAAAGGGAGCTGAGATTGATATCCGAAAAATTGTTGTTGGTGATCCTACAATGTCGCCTTTGGAGATTTGGGGTGCAGAATATCAGGAGCAAGATGCTATCTTGGTGAAGCCTGAGAGCCGTGAACTATTGCAATCTCTTTGTGACAGGGAAAGGGTGTCAATGGCTGTTCTTGGGGCAATTAATGGTGAAGGGCGTATTGTCTTGATTGATAGCCTAGCTATTGACAAATGCCATTCAAGTGGACTTCCTATTCCTCCTCCTATTGTGGATCTTGAGCTAGAGAAAGTACTTGGGGATATGCCTCAAAAGACCTTTGAATTCCAACATTTGGTTCATTCACGAGAGCCACTTGACATTGCTCCAGGAATTACAGTGATGGATGCTTTAAAGAGAGTATTAAGACTTACATCTGTAGGTTCAAAACGCTTCTTGACAACAAAAGTGGATCGGTGTGTTACAGGTCTTGTAGCACAGCAGCAAACTGTTGGCCCTATTCAGATTCCACTTGCTGATGTTGCTGTCATTGCTCAGACTTATACAGACTTGACTGGTGGTGCATGTGCTATTGGGGAGCAGCCTATTAAAGGTCTGCTTAATCCCAAGGCAATGGCAAGATTGGCTGTTGGAGAAGCATTGACAAACCTTGTTTGGGCTAAGGTTACTTCACTCTCTGATGTAAAAGCTAGTGGGAATTGGATGTATGCTGCTAAGCTTGATGGGGAAGGGGCAGACATGTATGATGCTGCCATAGCTCTTTCGGAATCTATGATTGAACTTGGCATTGCTATTGATGGAGGGAAGGACAGTCTCTCAATGGCAGCCCATGCTGATGGTGAAGTTGTTAAGGCTCCAGGCAATCTTGTTATCAGTGTGTATGTCACTTGTCCTGACATAACAAAAACAGTAACCCCAGATTTGAAGTTGGGAGATGACGGTGTATTGCTTCACATTGATTTGGCAAAAGGGAAGCGGCGGTTAGGTGCATCTGCTCTTGCTCAGGCTTTTGGCCAGGTTGGGGATGATTGTCCGGATCTTGAGGATGTTCCTTACCTTAAAAGAGTTTTTGATGGTGTCCAAAATCTAATTGGTGATGAATTAATCTCTTCTGGCCATGATATAAGTGATGGTGGACTATTGGTCTGTGCTATGGAGATGGCATTTGCTGGGAACTGTGGCATTGTATTGGACTTGGCATCGCAGGGGAATAGCCTCTTCCAAACACTTTTTGCAGAAGAGCTTGGTTTTGTTCTCGAGGTTAGCAGAAAGAACGTGGATACTGTCATAAATAAGCTCAGTGGTGAAGGGGTTTCTGCTGAAATAGTTGGGCATGTGACTTCGGCACCTTTGATTGAACTAAGAGTTGATGGGATAACTCATGTGGGTGAGGAAACTTCACTTCTTAGGGATATGTGGGAGGAAACTAGTTTTGAACTCGAAAAGCGCCAAAGAGTGGCTTCATGTGTCCACTTAGAGAAAGAAGGTTTGAAATCTCGGCATGAACCTTTGTGGAAACTATCCTTTATTCCATCCATTACAGATGATAAATATATGAATGCAACTTTGAAACCAAAAGTTGCAGTAGTTCGAGAGGAAGGTAGCAATGGAGACAGAGAGATGGCTGCAGCACTTTATGCTGCTGGTTTTGAACCATGGGATGTTGCAATGTCAGACCTTCTGAATGGAGGTATTTCTCTTCGTGAATTCCGTGGAATTGTATTTGTGGGAGGTTTTAGCTATGCCGATGTGCTTGGTTCTGCAAAAGGTTGGGCTGCTTCCACAAGATTCAACCAGCCCCTTTTAAATCAATTTCAGGAGTTCTACAGGCGGCCTGACACGTTTAGTCTTGGCGTTTGCAATGGGTGCCAGCTTATGGCACTATTGGGATGGGTGCCAGGCCCTCAAGTTGGCGGGGTACACGGCGCTGGAGGGGACGCAGCACAACCAAGGTTTATCCACAATGAGTCTGGTCGATTTGAATGCCGCTTTGCTAGTGTCACAATAAAGGACTCACCTTCCATAATGTTCAAAGGAATGGAAGGTAGTACTTTGGGTGTGTGGGCTGCGCATGGTGAGGGTAGAGCATACTTCCCTGATGATGGTGCTCTTGATCGCGTGATTCATTCAAATTTAGCCCCAGTTAGATATTGTGATGATGATGGGTATCCAACAGAAGCTTaccccttcaatccaaatggtTCTGCCTTGGGAGTAGCAGCTATTTGTTCCCCTGATGGCAGGCATCTTGCTATGATGCCTCATCCAGAACGTTGCTTCTTGATGTGGCAATTCCCATGGTATCCCATGCACTGGAATGTGGATAAGAAAGGCCCTAGCCCATGGTTGAAGATGTTCCAGAATGCCAGAGAATGGTGCTCATGA